A region of Salvelinus alpinus chromosome 6, SLU_Salpinus.1, whole genome shotgun sequence DNA encodes the following proteins:
- the LOC139578560 gene encoding protein furry homolog-like isoform X23, protein MEFLRSLVPAAISWDGGALESGGGLPRETGPRLLRMKRLGLLAMGQTIEEDQEGLSTSTTRPVRSNRIKASAPVNSVSRRRAPSVAPLSWEKRNAAAMSSITIDPELKPGEFVIKSLLAEFAVLAEKKIEVVMAEPLEKLLSRSLQRGEDAQFDQLISSMSSIAEHCLPSLLRTLFDWYRRQSGTEDESYEYRPRSSTKSKGDEQHRDKDYLLERRDLAIDFIFCLVSVEVLKQIPLHPVPDALVHEVLNLAFKHFKHKEGYSGPNTGNVHIIADLYAEVIGVLTQSKFQAVRKKFITELKELRQKEQSPYVVQSIISLIMGMKFFRVKMYPVEDFEASFQFMQECAQYFLEVKDKDIKHALAGLFVEILIPVAAAVKNEVNVPCLKNFVEMLYQTTFDLSSRKKHSLALYPLVTCLLCVSQKQFFLNNWHIFLTNCLSHLKIPSNNSIRKQIETLQNKDPKMSRVALESLYRLLWVYIIRIKCESNTVTQSRLLSIVSALFPKGSRSVVPRDTPLNIFVKIIQFIAQERLDFAMKEIIYDLLCVGKSHKTFTINPERMNIGLRAFLVIADSLQQKDGEPPMPTTGVIMPSGNTLRVKKIFLATTLTDEEAKVIGMSLYYPAVRKALDNILRHLDKEVGRSMSMTNVQMSNKEPEDMITGERKPKIDLFRTCVAAIPRLIPDGMSRQDLIELLAKLTIHMDEELRGLAFTTLQALMLDFPEWREDVLSGFVYFVVREVTDVHPTLLDNAVKMLLQLISQWRQAVQTSNKTHEAQGPGSGPSLPLERSPLWGVLHVAEGLALVVLCSCRPATRRLAVNILKEVRALHTALGIAKGDEELAIDVMDRLSASVLESFIHLTGADQTNLLYCPSGIDLQTLAEWNSSPISHQFDVVSPSHIWVFAHVTQGQDPWVISLSSFLRQEHLPKHCPTALNYAGMFAYTRLQLLSPQVDINSPINAKKLNSLSSSSDSYVGLWRNYLILCCSSATSSPNSSSSTSGSVRCSPPETLASTPDSGYSYDSKIIGTPSPSSLFKHVVPMMRSESMDITESLVLGLGRTNPVAFRDLIEELNPIIKEALERRPENMKRRRRRDILRVQLVRIFELLADAGVVSQTGSGGLDGESHSLNSTLLEYVDLTRQLLEAENDKDSDTLKDIRCHFSALVANIIQNVPVHQRRTIFPQQSLRHSLFMLFSHWAGPFSIMFTPLDRYSDRNMQINRHQYCALKAMSAVLCCGPVADNVGLSSDGYLYKWLDNILDSQDRKVHQLGCEAVMLLLELNPDQSNLMFWAVDRCYTGSRRVAAGCFRAIANVFHNRDYQFDTVVLLNLILFKSADSSRDIYEVAMQLLQILEPKLFRYAHKLEIQRTDGILSPPSPLPHLYSVSYYQLSEELARTYPELTLPIFSEVSQRIQTAHPGGRQVMLHYLLPWMNNVELVDFKPSPRRQEPPVCEEEEEAHERDMMMVNSRRWLRGEGWGSPHATTMVLNNLMFMTAKYGDEFAWSEIENVWTTLADSWPKNLKIILHFLISMSGVNSEPSLLPYVKRVVVYLGRDKTMQLLEELMCELDLTDPVSSAVTHMDNPPYYRITSSYKIPSVTSAGTNSSSNTMVPGTDGHHDSSKNKDSNMDDGSTHLDIYSGLNSNLSRQHHRLESRYSSSSGGSYEEEKSDSMPLYANWRLKVMDHNRPEPLPFPPTGGCWSPLVDYLPETNTPGVPLHRCNIAVILLTDLIVDHGVKVEWSAYLHLLLHSIFIGLDHQHPEVYEHCKRLLLHLLVVQGTNSGVQSLASVLLRNREYNDPKVLTVKPPPHEFNLTGVCDFVPDYQPSPMTDSGLSSSSTSSSISLGAGVVPLPHLTPTLINEVDVTAEQYEKVKALIEFVTSRKRGPLWNHEDVSPKNPNIKSADQLSVFLRHVVTVFKQSQSGFQLEQLLSEVALQTALSCSSRHYAGRSFQIFRALKQPLTAATLSDVLSRLVETVGDPGEEAQGFVIELLLTLESGIDTLADTVKNYDLLTALAQASAHEHLLGAKFAAKRKSTGQLNLSSGGLFHQGHYPHSHTRSNSLRASLMGERKGDRRRSNTLDIADRLAGSHGNLARTQSLSSLREGGRGGPGEEAIPPVDPSNLMATVFWIAASLLESDYEFEYLLALRLLNKLLGQLPLENADSRERLERVQAKLKWYSFPGLLQLFLKGFTSASTQELTIHLLSKLISVSRHTLVDPSQVAGFPLNILCLLPHLIQHFDSPTPFCKETADKIAKVCAEEKSATLSNLAHMMSLYSAHSYSRDCANWINVVCRYLHDAFAEITFNLVTYLAELLEKGLPSMQQSLLQIIYSLLSHIDLSAAPVKQFNLEIMKIIGKYVQSPYWKEAQNILKLVVSRSASLVLPDEVQRSYSTESSGSPEIAFTRIFNNSSKELPGKTLDFHFDISETPIIGHKYGDQRTAAGRNGKPQVIAVTRSTSSTSSGSNSNGLVPVSWKRPQLSQRRTREKLMNVLSLCGPESGVPKNPSVVFSSNEDLDSGDQQTSLIPTVEEVVREEDLQGEDAGSEQQFGVFKDFDFLDVELEDAEGESMDNFNWGVRRRSLDSMDKGEGDGDTPSLQECQYTGSTPSLNLTNQEDTDESSEEEVLSASQILTRSGLMNSDSATDDATSNHVDSLQQSQESSSSALTEETTALLPRQDSTALEMPRSDSNSSQLPEDGVSMTAADELSSSVSTDTGFGSSAPPLPPELCDVTDSQDPHYDLDPAPPLPPAIDTPPGSLCEERDSLTAMPLPPILDSPCGSVCEEDVTLALKELDDRCEEEEADFSDMSSQDEGDQDGFSEIQASPPPSPFLSAILAAFQPVTYDDEEDAWRCHVNQMLSDTDGSSAVYTFHVFSRLFKSMQRKFGFITHSSVRFLGERLQRMGNQFLSSLEVMTSHSQCPTVLLDAETLVSCGLLETLKFSVLELQEHLDTYNGKREAAEEWLENCRKTFRDKDGNQRPNTQAQQMEKLAELELCRRLYKLHFQLLLLFQAYCKLISHVDIIKREAEVTNMSEELAILESCLKQVESGVDGQEDVGVSDASQTSTETAIQSLIETLRARDFGSALTQVKTFRSLWPNDIFGNESDDAVQTLLHIYFRHQTLGQTGCLAVVGPSRDLSQASGRLMELNLQIREALSQAQACQAPQTTVVSTGL, encoded by the exons ccTCGGCCCCAGTCAACAGTGTGAGTAGACGCCGCGCCCCCTCCGTGGCCCCCCTGTCGTGGGAGAAGCGAAACGCCGCCGCCATGTCGAGCATCACCATTGACCCCGAGCTCAAGCCCGGGGAGTTTGTCATCAAGAGTCTGTTGGCTGAGTTTGCTGTGCTGGCTGAGAAGAAGATTGAGGTGGTGATGGCTGAACCGCTG gaGAAACTGTTGTCGCGATCTCTCCAAAGAGGGGAAGATGCGCAATTTGATCAG TTAATAAGCTCTATGAGCTCCATAGCGGAACACTGTTTGCCCTCCCTGCTGCGCACACTGTTTGACTGGTACCGGCGGCAGAGTGGCACCGAGGATGAGTCCTATGAGTACAGGCCTCGCTCCAGCACCAAGTCCAAAGG GGATGAACAGCATCGGGATAAAGACTACCTATTGGAGCGGAGGGATTTAGCCATAGATTTCATTTTCTGTTTAGTTTCAGTAGAAGTTTTAAAACAG ATTCCTCTTCATCCCGTGCCAGACGCTTTAGTACATGAAGTTCTGAACCTGGCATTCAAGCACTTTAAACACAAAGAGGG GTACTCCGGCCCCAACACTGGCAATGTGCACATCATAGCAGACCTGTATGCGGAGGTCATCGGAGTTCTCACACAGTCAAA GTTCCAGGCGGTGCGTAAGAAGTTCATCACGGAGCTGAAGGAGCTGAGACAGAAGGAGCAGAGCCCCTACGTGGTCCAGAGCATCATCAGCCTCATCATGGGCATGAAGTTCTTCAGGGTCAAGATGTACCCCGTGGAGGACTTCGAGGCCTCCTTCCAGTTCATGCAG gaGTGTGCCCAGTATTTCCTGGAGGTGAAGGATAAGGACATAAAGCATGCATTGGCTGGCCTCTTTGTTGAGATCCTCATCCCTGTTGCTGCT GCGGTGAAGAATGAAGTCAACGTGCCGTGCCTCAAGAACTTTGTGGAGATGCTCTACCAGACAACCTTTGACCTTAGCTCCAGGAAGAAGCACTCTTTG gcTCTGTATCCTCTGGTGACGTGCCTGCTGTGTGTCAGTCAAAAGCAGTTCTTCCTCAATAACTGGCACATCTTCCTCACAAACTGCCTCTCGCACCTGAAG ATACCGTCTAACAACAGCATCCGAAAGCAGATTGAGACACTGCAG AACAAAGACCCCAAAATGTCCCGTGTGGCGCTGGAGTCCCTCTACAGACTGCTGTGGGTCTACATCATCAGGATCAAGTGTGAGAGCAACACCGTCACGCAGAG CCGGCTGCTCAGCATCGTTTCAGCACTTTTCCCCAAAGGCTCCCGTAGTGTGGTGCCGAGGGACACGCCCCTCAACATCTTTGTCAAGATCATCCAGTTCATAGCTCAG GAAAGGCTTGACTTTGCTATGAAGGAGATAATTTATGACCTACTGTGTGTGGGGAAATCTCACAAGACCTTCACCATCAATCCAGAG AGGATGAATATTGGCCTGAGGGCTTTCCTTGTGATAGCTGACAGTCTGCAGCAGAAGGACGGGGAGCCGCCCATGCCCACCACAGGGGTCATCATGCCCTCAGGAAACACTCTGCGGGTCAAAAAGATCTTCCTCGCCACCACCCTCACTGACGAGGAGGCCAAGGTCATCG gcaTGTCGCTGTACTACCCAGCGGTGAGAAAGGCCCTGGACAACATCCTGCGTCACCTGGACAAGGAAGTGGGGCGCTCCATGAGCATGACCAACGTCCAGATGTCCAATAAAGAGCCTGAGGACATGATCAC GGGGGAGAGGAAGCCGAAGATCGATCTGTTCCGTACGTGTGTGGCGGCCATCCCCAGGCTGATCCCGGACGGCATGAGCAGACAGGACCTGATCGAGCTGCTGGCTAA GCTGACCATCCACATGGACGAGGAGCTGCGTGGCCTGGCCTTCACCACCCTGCAGGCTCTGATGCTGGACTtcccagagtggagggaggacgtGCTCTCTGGCTTCGTCTACTTCGTGGTGCGCGAGGTCACCGACGTCCACCCCACGCTGCTGGACAATGCCGTCAAGATGCTGCTGCAGCTCATCAGCCAGTGGAGGCAGGCCGTCCAGACCAGCAACAAGACCCACGAGGCACAG GGCCCTGGAAGCGGGCCGTCTCTGCCCCTGGAGCGCTCTCCTCTGTGGGGGGTGCTGCACGTGGCGGAGGGCCTGGCACTGGTGGTTCTGTGCAGCTGCCGCCCCGCCACGCGCAGGCTGGCTGTTAATATCCTCAAAGAGGTCCGAGCCCTGCACACCGCTCTGGGCATCGCCAAG GGAGATGAGGAGTTGGCCATAGATGTGATGGACAGGCTAAGTGCATCTGTGCTGGAGAGCTTCATCCATCTCACAGGAGCTGACCAG ACCAACCTGCTATATTGTCCCAGCGGTATCGACCTGCAGACGCTGGCAGAATGGAACTCGTCTCCCATCAGCCACCAGTTTGACGTGGTCAGCCCGTCGCACATCTGGGTGTTTGCCCACGTGACGCAGGGCCAGGACCCCTGGGTCATCAGCCTGTCCAGCTTCCTGCGCCAGGAGCACCTGCCCAAGCACTGCCCCACCGCACTCAACTACGCCGGGATGTTCGCCTACACACGCCTGCAGCTGCTCTCTCCGCAAGTGGACATCAA CAGCCCTATAAATGCTAAGAAGCTGAACAGCCTGAGCAGCAGTAGTGACTCGTACGTGGGGCTGTGGAGGAACTACCTGATCCTCTGTTGTAGCTCCGCCACTTCCTCccccaactcctcctcctccacctctggcTCCGTCCGCTGCTCCCCGCCTGAGACGCTGGCGTCCACGCCGGACAGTGGCTACAGCTACGACTCTAAG ATTATTGGCACTCCGTCCCCCTCATCCCTGTTCAAACACGTTGTCCCGATGATGCGCTCTGAGAGCATGGACATCACAGAGTCACTCGTCCTGGGGCTTGGCAGGACCAACCCCGTGGCCTTCAG AGATCTGATAGAGGAACTGAACCCCATCATTAAGGAGGCTCTGGAGAGGAGACCTGAG AACATGAAGCGACGTAGGCGTCGCGACATCCTGAGGGTCCAGCTGGTCCGGATCTTTGAGCTGCTGGCCGACGCTGGCGTCGTCAGTCAGAC ggggaGTGGCGGTCTGGACGGGGAGAGTCACTCTCTGAACTCGACACTGTTGGAGTATGTGGATCTGACGAGACAGCTGCTGGAGGCTGAGAACGACAAAGATTCAGACACACTGAAGGACATCCGCTGCCACTTCAGCGCTCTGGTGGCCAACATCATTCAGAACGTCCCag TGCACCAGAGGAGGACCATCTTCCCCCAGCAGTCTCTGAGACACAGTCTATTCATGTTGTTCAGCCACTGGGCGGGGCCCTTCAGCATCATGTTCACCCCACTAGACCGGTACAGCGACCGCAACATGCAGATCAACCGACACCAGTACTGTGCTCTCAAG GCCATGTCGGCAGTGTTGTGCTGTGGTCCAGTGGCTGATAACGTTGGCCTCTCCTCTGACGGTTATCTCTACAAGTGGTTGGACAACATCCTGGACTCTCAGGACAGGAAG GTGCACCAGTTGGGCTGTGAGGCGGTGATGCTGCTGTTGGAGCTGAACCCAGACCAGAGTAACCTGATGTTCTGGGCTGTGGACCGCTGTTACACTGGCTCACGCCGCGTGGCTGCCGGCTGCTTCAGGGCCATCGCCAACGTCTTTCACAACAG GGATTACCAGTTTGACACTGTGGTGCTGCTGAATCTGATCTTGTTCAAGTCGGCTGATTCATCCAGAGATATCTATGAGGTGGCCATGCAGCTGCTGCAG ATCTTGGAGCCCAAGCTCTTCCGTTACGCTCACAAACTGGAGATCCAGAGAACAGATGGGATCCTGAGCCCTCCCTCCCCGCTGCCACACCTCTACTCTGTCTCCTACTACCAGCTGTCTGAGGAGCTGGCCAGGACATACCCAGAGCTCACCCTGCCCATCTTCTCAG AGGTGAGCCAGCGTATCCAGACAGCACACCCTGGCGGTCGCCAGGTGATGCTGCACTACCTCCTGCCCTGGATGAACAACGTGGAGCTGGTGGACTTCAAGCCGTCGCCACGGCGACAGGAACCCCCAGTCtgtgaggaggaagaagaggcccACGAGCGCGACATGATGATGGTCAACAGCCGGCGCTGGCTCAGAGGGGAGGGCTGGGGCTCCCCACACGCCACCACCATGGTGCTCAACAACCTCATGTTCATGACCGCCAAG TACGGGGATGAGTTTGCGTGGTCAGAGATAGAGAACGTGTGGACCACCCTGGCCGACAGCTGGCCAAAGAACCTGAAGATCATCCTGCACTTCCTCATCAGCATGTCAGGGGTCAACAGTGAGCCCAGCCTCCTGCCCTAT gtgAAGCGGGTGGTGGTCTACCTAGGCAGGGATAAGACTATGCAGCTGCTGGAGGAGCTGATGTGTGAGCTGGACCTGACAGACCCAGTGAGCTCTGCTGTCACTCACATGGACAACCCTCCCTACTACCGCATCACCTCCAGCTACAAGATCCCCTCCGTCACCTCAGCAG GAACCAACTCCAGCAGTAACACCATGGTGCCAGGAACCGACGGTCACCATGACAGCAGCAAAAATAAAGACTCCAACATGGATGACGG TTCCACCCATCTGGACATCTACAGTGGTCTGAACAGCAACCTGAGCCGTCAGCACCACCGCCTGGAGTCTCGTTACAGCAGCAGCTCTGGAGGATCCTATGAGGAGGAGAAGA GTGACTCCATGCCGCTGTATGCTAACTGGCGTCTGAAGGTGATGGACCACAACCGTCCCGAgcccctccctttccctcccacAGGGGGCTGCTGGTCCCCTCTGGTGGACTACCTGCCGGAGACCAACACCCCTGGAGTACCCCTCCACAG GTGTAACATAGCTGTCATCCTACTGACTGACCTCATAGTAGACCATGGGGTCAAAGTGGAGTGGAGCGCCTACCTTCACCTCCTGCTGCACTCCATcttcatag GGTTGGACCACCAGCACCCTGAGGTCTACGAGCACTGCAAACGCCTCCTGCTTCACCTGCTGGTCGTCCAGGGAACCAACAGCGGCGTCCAATCCCTGGCCTCCGTGCTGCTGCGCAACCGAGAGTACAACGACCCCAAGGTGCTGACCGTGAAGCCACCGCCCCACGAGTTCAACCTCACAG GAGTGTGTGACTTTGTGCCAGACTACCAGCCGTCTCCCATGACAGACTCAGGCCTGAGCTCCAGCTCCACGTCGTCCAGCATCAGCCTGGGTGCAGGAGTCGTCCCCCTGCCCCACCTCACCCCCACCCTGATCAACGAGGTGGACGTCACCGCAGAGCAGTACGAGAAGGTCAAAGCCCTCATCGAGTTTGTCACCTCCAG GAAGCGGGGGCCCCTGTGGAACCATGAGGACGTGTCACCCAAGAACCCCAACATAAAGAGTGCTGACCAGCTGAGCGTGTTCCTCCGACATGTAGTGACAGTCTTCAAACAGTCCCAGTCAG GTTTCCAACTGGAGCAGTTGCTGAGTGAGGTCGCCCTGCAGACTGCTCTGTCCTGCTCGTCTCGTCACTACGCAGGACGCTCCTTCCAGATCTTCAGGGCTCTCAAACAACCCCTCACAGCCGCCACACTTTCTGATGTCCTCTCACGCCTCGTAGAGACAGTGGGCGACCCGGGAGAGGAGGCACAG GGTTTTGTTATCGAGCTGCTGCTGACTCTGGAGTCAGGGATCGACACGCTCGCTGACACAGTCAAGAACTATGACCTCCTCACTGCCTTGGCACA GGCCTCTGCCCATGAGCACCTGCTGGGGGCCAAGTTTGCAGCTAAAAGGAAGAGCACGGGCCAGCTGAATCTGAGTAGCGGTGGTCTTTTCCACCAAGGCCACTACCCCCACAGCCACACCCGCAGCAACTCCCTCCGCGCCAGCCTCATGGGTGAACGTAAGGGAGACCGCCGCCGCAGTAACACCCTAGACATCGCCGACCGGCTGGCCGGTAGCCACGGCAACCTAGCACGAACGCAGAGCTTGTCGTCGTTGCGGGAGGGTGGCAGAGGGGGTCCTGGGGAGGAGGCCATCCCTCCTGTggacccatccaacctgatggcCACGGTGTTCTGGATAGCAGCCTCCCTCCTGGAGTCGGACTATGAGTTTGAGTACCTGCTGGCCCTGCGGCTGCTCAACAAGCTACTGGGCCAGCTGCCCCTGGAGAACGCAGACAGCAGGGAGAGACTAGAGAGGGTGCAGGCCAAGCTGAAATGGTACAGCTTCCCTGGTCTGCTGCAGCTCTTCCTCAAGGGCTTCACCTCAGCTTCCACCCAGGAGCTCACCATCCACCTGCTAAGCAAGCTCATCAGCGTCTCCCGCCACACACTGGTCGACCCCTCCCAGGTGGCAG GTTTTCCTCTGAACATCCTGTGCCTGCTGCCTCACCTCATCCAGCACTTTGACAGCCCCACTCCGTTCTGCAAGGAGACGGCGGATAAGATAGCCAAGGTGTGTGCCGAGGAGAAGTCCGCCACGCTGTCTAACCTGGCCCACATGATGAGCCTGTACAGCGCACACAGCTACTCCAGAGACTGCGCCAACTGGATCAACGTGGTGTGTCGTTACCTGCACGACGCCTTCGCTGAGATCACGTTCAATCTGGTCACATACCTGGCCGAG TTGCTGGAGAAAGGCCTACCCAGCATGCAGCAGTCCCTGCTGCAGATCATCTACAGCCTGCTGAGTCACATTGACCTGTCGGCTGCACCCGTCAAACAGTTCAACCTGGAGATCATGAAGATCATCGGCAAATATGTCCAG AGCCCGTACTGGAAGGAGGCCCAGAACATTCTGAAGCTGGTGGTGTCTCGGTCGGCCAGCCTGGTGTTGCCAGACGAGGTGCAGCGCTCCTACAGCACCGAGTCCTCTGGATCCCCAGAGATCGCCTTCACTCGCATCTTCAACAACTCCTCTAAGGAGCTGCCCGGCAAGACGCTGGACTTCCACTTTGACATCTCAGAG ACACCCATCATAGGGCATAAGTACGGGGACCAGCGCACAGCTGCAGGGCGGAATGGGAAACCGCAAGTCATCGCTGTGACCCGGAGCACGTCCTCCACTTCCTCTGGATCCAACTCCAACGGCCTGGTGCCTGTCAGCTGGAAGAGGCCCCAACTCTCTCAG AGGCGAACCAGAGAGAAGCTCATGaacgttctctctctgtgtggtcctGAGTCTGGCGTTCCCAAGAATCCTTCT GTGGTGTTCTCATCCAACGAGGACCTGGACTCAGGTGATCAGCAGACCAGTTTGATCCCCACAGTGGAGGAGGTGGTGAGGGAGGAGGACCTGCAGGGAGAGGATGCAGGAAGTGAGCAGCAGTTTGGAGTCTTCAAGGACTTTGATTTCCTGGACGTGGAGCTGGAAGATGCTGAG GGGGAGAGCATGGACAACTTTAACTGGGGCGTGCGTCGGCGCTCCCTGGACAGCATGGACAAGGGGGAGGGAGACGGGGACACGCCGTCCCTGCAGGAGTGCCAGTACACCGGGAGCACGCCCAGCCTCAACCTCACCAACCAGGAGGACACGGACGAGTCGTCTGAGGAGGAGGTACTGAGCGCTAGCCAGATTCTCACCCGCTCTGGCCTC ATGAACAGTGACTCGGCTACGGACGATGCCACGTCCAACCACGTGGACTCTCTGCAGCAATCGCAGGAGTCGTCCAGCAGTGCCTTGACAGAGGAGACCACGGCCCTGCTGCCCCGCCAGGACAGCACTGCACTGGAGATGCCGCGCTCTGACTCAAACAGCAGTCAGCTGCCTGAG GACGGGGTGAGCATGACGGCGGCAGATGAGCTGAGCAGCAGCGTGAGCACGGACACGGGGTTTGGCAGCAgtgccccccctctgccccctgaGCTGTGTGACGTCACCGACTCCCAAGACCCACACTATGACCTGGACCCGGCCCCCCCTCTCCCACCGGCCATAGACACCCCGCCGGGGTCCCTCTGTGAAGAGAGGGACTCCCTCACAGCCATGCCCCTGCCCCCCATCCTAGACAGCCCCTGTGGCTCTGTGTGTGAGGAGGACGTGACGCTGGCGCTGAAGGAGCTTGACGAccgctgtgaggaggaggaggccgACTTCTCCGACATGTCCAG TCAGGATGAGGGCGATCAAGATGGTTTCTCAGAGATCCAGGCCTCTCCGCCCCCCTCGCCCTTCCTCTCCGCCATCCTGGCAGCTTTCCAGCCCGTTACCTATGACGACGAGGAGGACGCTTGGCGTTGCCATGTCAACCAGATGTTGTCGGACACGGATGGGTCCTCTGCTGTGTACACCTTCCACGTGTTCTCCCGACTATTTAAG AGCATGCAGAGGAAGTTTGGCTTCATCACCCACTCGTCGGTGCGTTTCCTAGGAGAGCGGCTGCAGCGAATGGGGAACCAGTTCCTCAGCTCCCTAGAGGTCATGACCTCTCACTCCCAGTGCCCCACGGTGCTGCTGGATGCTGAGACG TTGGTGTCATGTGGACTGCTGGAGACTCTGAAGTTCAGTGTGCTGGAGTTGCAGGAGCACCTGGACACCTACAACGGCAAGAGAGAGGCGGCTGAGGAG TGGCTGGAGAACTGCAGGAAGACGTTTCGCGACAAAGACGGCAACCAACGACCCAACACTCAAGCCCAG CAAATGGAAAAACTAGCA